One part of the Quercus lobata isolate SW786 chromosome 7, ValleyOak3.0 Primary Assembly, whole genome shotgun sequence genome encodes these proteins:
- the LOC115953712 gene encoding protein IQ-DOMAIN 14-like isoform X2 — MAKKNRCWFGWVRRLFTSEKSKKRRWLLEKVKYKQYPALTAPQITLIEATEEQRKHALTVAIATAAAAEAAVAAAHAAAEVVRLTSASQSCQHFIQQDRNLAAIKIQSAYRAHLARKAFRALKGLVRLQAIARGRAVRRQAVTSKCLPPDAKRQAEVQERSIPTPDETCKDCDKKQSIREKKELEEDLKLEGSSERNWDHSILSKEDMEAIWLRKQEAIIKRERMKKYSFSHRERRNTHMLEESDDNKEFGRNSCQLEQWMEKEAWNREGLDTFNPTVLILGERHGRTQLKPRNEQKLDSLGLDSQWSFPRRSFCHAKQNSAGNNSLMPNSPIFPTYLSATESVKAKTRSLSTPKQRMGYLDSCFDHTFKDGLSFWSSFDSEPISTIRKRGVPQQISLSMNSN; from the exons ATGGCTAAAAAGAACAGGTGCTGGTTTGGTTGGGTGAGGAGGCTCTTTACTTCCGAG AAATCAAAGAAGCGGAGATGGCTTTTAGAAAAGGTTAAATATAAGCAGTACCCTGCACTCACAGCACCACAGATAACACTAATTGAAGCAACAGAAGAGCAGAGAAAGCATGCTTTGACTGTTGCCATAGCAACAGCAGCTGCAGCTGAGGCTGCAGTGGCTGCTGCCCATGCTGCAGCTGAGGTTGTCCGACTTACAAGCGCATCTCAATCTTGCCAGCATTTCATACAGCAAGATAGAAACTTAGCTGCCATTAAAATTCAAAGTGCTTACCGTGCACATCTT GCAAGGAAAGCATTCAGAGCATTGAAAGGATTAGTAAGACTTCAAGCCATAGCACGTGGACGTGCTGTGAGACGCCAAGCAGTCACATCAAAGTGCTTGCCACCCGATGCAAAAAGACAGGCAGAGGTCCAGGAAAGGAGTATTCCTACTCCAGATGAAACCTGTAAAGATTGTGATAAGAAACAGTCTATCAGGGAAAAAAAGGAATTAGAAGAGGACTTAAAG CTTGAAGGCAGCAGTGAAAGAAACTGGGATCACAGCATACTTTCAAAGGAAGACATGGAAGCCATATGGTTAAGAAAGCAAGAGGCCATTATCAAAAGAGAGCGCATGAAGAAATATTCATTTTCACACAGG GAGAGGAGAAATACTCATATGCTGGAAGAATCAGATGACAACAAGGAATTTGGAAGAAATAGCTGCCAGCTAGAACAATGGATGGAAAAAGAGGCTTGGAATAGGGAAGGACTAGATACTTTTAATCCCACAGTGCTCATTCTGGGTGAAAGGCATGGAAGAACACAACTTAAACcaagaaatgaacaaaagctagaTTCTCTTGGACTGGATTCACAATGGTCATTCCCACGGAGATCTTTCTGTCATGCAAAACAGAATTCAGCTGGTAATAACAGTTTGATGCCAAATTCTCCTATTTTTCCTACTTACCTGAGTGCAACAGAATCTGTCAAGGCAAAAACAAGGTCTTTAAGCACACCAAAGCAACGGATGGGATACCTGGACAGTTGCTTTGATCACACTTTCAAAGATGGGCTATCCTTTTGGTCTTCTTTTGATAGTGAACCCATTAGTACCATCAGAAAGAGAGGTGTTCCTCAGCAGATATCTTTAAGCATGAATAGCAATTAG
- the LOC115953712 gene encoding protein IQ-DOMAIN 14-like isoform X1 yields MAKKNRCWFGWVRRLFTSEVKMKLEKKSKKRRWLLEKVKYKQYPALTAPQITLIEATEEQRKHALTVAIATAAAAEAAVAAAHAAAEVVRLTSASQSCQHFIQQDRNLAAIKIQSAYRAHLARKAFRALKGLVRLQAIARGRAVRRQAVTSKCLPPDAKRQAEVQERSIPTPDETCKDCDKKQSIREKKELEEDLKLEGSSERNWDHSILSKEDMEAIWLRKQEAIIKRERMKKYSFSHRERRNTHMLEESDDNKEFGRNSCQLEQWMEKEAWNREGLDTFNPTVLILGERHGRTQLKPRNEQKLDSLGLDSQWSFPRRSFCHAKQNSAGNNSLMPNSPIFPTYLSATESVKAKTRSLSTPKQRMGYLDSCFDHTFKDGLSFWSSFDSEPISTIRKRGVPQQISLSMNSN; encoded by the exons ATGGCTAAAAAGAACAGGTGCTGGTTTGGTTGGGTGAGGAGGCTCTTTACTTCCGAGGTGAAGATGAAACTAGAAAAA AAATCAAAGAAGCGGAGATGGCTTTTAGAAAAGGTTAAATATAAGCAGTACCCTGCACTCACAGCACCACAGATAACACTAATTGAAGCAACAGAAGAGCAGAGAAAGCATGCTTTGACTGTTGCCATAGCAACAGCAGCTGCAGCTGAGGCTGCAGTGGCTGCTGCCCATGCTGCAGCTGAGGTTGTCCGACTTACAAGCGCATCTCAATCTTGCCAGCATTTCATACAGCAAGATAGAAACTTAGCTGCCATTAAAATTCAAAGTGCTTACCGTGCACATCTT GCAAGGAAAGCATTCAGAGCATTGAAAGGATTAGTAAGACTTCAAGCCATAGCACGTGGACGTGCTGTGAGACGCCAAGCAGTCACATCAAAGTGCTTGCCACCCGATGCAAAAAGACAGGCAGAGGTCCAGGAAAGGAGTATTCCTACTCCAGATGAAACCTGTAAAGATTGTGATAAGAAACAGTCTATCAGGGAAAAAAAGGAATTAGAAGAGGACTTAAAG CTTGAAGGCAGCAGTGAAAGAAACTGGGATCACAGCATACTTTCAAAGGAAGACATGGAAGCCATATGGTTAAGAAAGCAAGAGGCCATTATCAAAAGAGAGCGCATGAAGAAATATTCATTTTCACACAGG GAGAGGAGAAATACTCATATGCTGGAAGAATCAGATGACAACAAGGAATTTGGAAGAAATAGCTGCCAGCTAGAACAATGGATGGAAAAAGAGGCTTGGAATAGGGAAGGACTAGATACTTTTAATCCCACAGTGCTCATTCTGGGTGAAAGGCATGGAAGAACACAACTTAAACcaagaaatgaacaaaagctagaTTCTCTTGGACTGGATTCACAATGGTCATTCCCACGGAGATCTTTCTGTCATGCAAAACAGAATTCAGCTGGTAATAACAGTTTGATGCCAAATTCTCCTATTTTTCCTACTTACCTGAGTGCAACAGAATCTGTCAAGGCAAAAACAAGGTCTTTAAGCACACCAAAGCAACGGATGGGATACCTGGACAGTTGCTTTGATCACACTTTCAAAGATGGGCTATCCTTTTGGTCTTCTTTTGATAGTGAACCCATTAGTACCATCAGAAAGAGAGGTGTTCCTCAGCAGATATCTTTAAGCATGAATAGCAATTAG